The Calditrichota bacterium genome window below encodes:
- a CDS encoding riboflavin synthase: MGSATGIRHSLGKAVRSRSGRNLSPAGGTTFTGLVEAMGTVRVIRDERGNRVLAIEASAIAFELMLGESVAVDGACLTVTAVKGTQFQVEATGSTLTMTNLTDLVVGNRVNLERALRVGDRLGGHIVQGHIDALGRLTRIKYLAGSTEWEIETAPKTLQLIAPQGSITVQGVSLTVSRKTSRSFGVMLIPHTLEHTTLGDLKPGHRLNLETDMILRWLNDRLYANDDKRSSVDFGGEFKVED; this comes from the coding sequence ATGGGATCGGCGACCGGCATTCGTCATTCACTCGGCAAAGCGGTTCGGTCCAGATCTGGTCGTAACCTATCGCCCGCAGGAGGCACCACGTTCACCGGCTTAGTTGAAGCCATGGGCACAGTTCGGGTCATTCGCGACGAACGGGGCAACCGGGTCCTTGCGATCGAAGCCTCTGCCATAGCATTCGAACTAATGTTAGGCGAGAGCGTCGCCGTCGATGGCGCCTGTCTGACAGTTACTGCGGTCAAGGGAACTCAGTTTCAAGTCGAAGCGACTGGTTCGACCCTTACAATGACCAATCTGACCGACCTCGTCGTTGGCAACAGGGTCAATCTCGAACGGGCGCTTCGGGTAGGCGACCGACTCGGCGGGCACATTGTCCAGGGCCATATCGACGCCTTAGGCCGTCTCACCCGCATCAAGTATCTGGCTGGATCAACCGAATGGGAAATCGAAACTGCGCCGAAGACCCTGCAACTAATTGCGCCCCAAGGCTCTATTACGGTGCAGGGAGTCAGCCTGACCGTATCGCGCAAGACGAGTCGCAGTTTCGGCGTCATGCTCATTCCGCATACCTTGGAACATACCACCCTCGGGGACCTGAAGCCGGGACACCGGCTAAACCTTGAAACCGACATGATCCTCAGGTGGCTGAATGATCGCCTTTACGCAAACGACGATAAAAGGAGCAGCGTTGATTTTGGGGGAGAGTTCAAGGTTGAGGATTAG
- the ribD gene encoding bifunctional diaminohydroxyphosphoribosylaminopyrimidine deaminase/5-amino-6-(5-phosphoribosylamino)uracil reductase RibD, whose protein sequence is MSALAPKRFGVPFFDPSVGSISDIDYRHIRRTFRLAYRGNGAVSPNPRVGAVLVGKEDKVLAEGYHHRFGERHAEVDALTRARVEGQSTSGSTLYINLEPCAHVGRQPPCCDAIIKAGVRRVVASVFDPNPVVNGAGFAALRKAGIEVLEGIGRDEARYLNRGYFSWREKGRAWCTVKIALSIDGKMASYKGESKWISSDPSRRLAHRLRADHDAVLIGRGTLEIDDPELTVRMVKGPQPVRIILAPHRVIDPDSRIGRTIGNARTMQVVLDAPDRSYPALPKGVLPLPIKPGYNGFVDPAALLSTLPSYNILSVLVEGGSRVISAFLESGVIDELMVAYAPSVIGRGIAPFDHFAPPEWDRRPAFVIHSAKRFGPDLVVTYRPQEAPRSPA, encoded by the coding sequence CTGTCCGCGCTTGCCCCGAAACGATTCGGGGTTCCTTTTTTTGATCCGAGTGTGGGTTCAATCTCCGACATAGACTACCGGCACATCCGCAGGACTTTTCGACTGGCATATCGCGGGAACGGCGCAGTTTCGCCCAATCCCCGGGTCGGCGCAGTGCTGGTCGGAAAAGAAGACAAAGTGCTGGCTGAAGGCTATCACCACCGCTTCGGCGAACGGCACGCCGAGGTGGACGCTTTGACACGCGCTCGCGTCGAAGGACAATCCACATCAGGTTCAACACTATATATCAACCTTGAGCCGTGTGCCCATGTCGGGCGTCAACCCCCCTGTTGCGATGCGATCATCAAAGCCGGAGTCCGACGTGTGGTGGCGTCAGTCTTCGATCCTAATCCCGTCGTCAATGGGGCCGGATTTGCCGCCTTGCGTAAAGCCGGTATCGAGGTCCTCGAAGGCATCGGCAGGGATGAAGCGCGCTACCTCAATCGGGGCTATTTCTCCTGGCGGGAGAAGGGTCGCGCCTGGTGCACTGTCAAGATAGCGCTCAGCATCGACGGCAAGATGGCCTCTTATAAAGGAGAGTCGAAATGGATATCGAGCGATCCATCCCGTCGGTTGGCACATCGTCTTCGAGCCGACCACGACGCGGTGTTGATCGGCAGAGGGACACTGGAAATCGATGATCCGGAACTGACCGTGCGAATGGTCAAAGGCCCCCAACCCGTGAGGATTATACTTGCGCCGCATAGGGTGATCGACCCCGACAGCCGGATAGGCAGGACTATTGGCAACGCCAGGACCATGCAGGTGGTCCTTGACGCCCCGGACCGGTCGTATCCCGCGCTACCCAAAGGTGTGCTGCCACTACCGATAAAACCGGGGTATAACGGATTTGTCGATCCGGCAGCCCTACTCTCGACACTACCATCATACAACATTCTATCCGTGCTGGTGGAGGGCGGTTCCAGAGTCATTTCAGCCTTCCTGGAGTCGGGAGTTATCGACGAACTCATGGTCGCATACGCTCCGTCAGTTATTGGCAGGGGAATCGCGCCCTTCGACCATTTCGCCCCTCCCGAATGGGATCGGCGACCGGCATTCGTCATTCACTCGGCAAAGCGGTTCGGTCCAGATCTGGTCGTAACCTATCGCCCGCAGGAGGCACCACGTTCACCGGCTTAG
- a CDS encoding T9SS type A sorting domain-containing protein, protein MDRSLFIDIGSRAVALTLVLLLGAFLVLASDASAYPRKVLFEDFTSTTCPPCAAAAPAIEEGLQIVGLERSSAIAYHMNWPSRGDPWHDANPADNGGSGLQGGRREAYGNAPNYVNSIPWYCIDGVQYTGSRTAQAVSNAILQRQQTASPLLIELSARVINNEARVSVAVTADQSFQNVTLFVSVNERHVNWRGQAGQTDHYDAMIIMLPGWRGTTFNINANQRLTWDLTRRLPDNFWHELLLDNLAIVAWVQESNRNVLQSENYLLGYDTPYVTVADWTISDAAAGDGDGRAEAGEVIDVIVTVENGRNYAMAERIIVNFECEDAGIEVVNGTTEFENLDGGARLANDAAPFQFRVQDGFEAHPVTFTFNILAQPGDVSSSQDVSFMVEWPPFLLVDASNNINATNVMVGQFGNETMPWMDRWDRAEAGFVTLEDIANYRCVIWHTFNNRQDIINEFEADVLTAYLDNGGTLVMASPYLSDALGNHRLWREYMGAELVIPNGGANYCRGVAGHPEFDGVRVFLGGGTGAGLPAAKAVLSPRNGAARVMWYEGNGGADVGTSGLAKETATYKTLTFGFPLESIGGVNGTEPLNRFLPRIYNWIRRPSSVGGGNDLAPIAFALDPAYPNPFNPTSALRFGLDRTGPVSLALFDVSGRELVRLVDGVLPAGRHTATLDASALGLANGLYYVRLESAKQKATQKVLYLR, encoded by the coding sequence GCACTCACGCTCGTCCTTCTCCTGGGCGCCTTTCTCGTCTTGGCGTCCGATGCGTCGGCCTATCCGCGCAAAGTGCTCTTCGAGGACTTCACCTCAACGACCTGCCCGCCCTGCGCCGCCGCGGCGCCAGCGATTGAGGAGGGTCTTCAGATCGTTGGTCTGGAGCGATCTTCAGCCATTGCCTATCATATGAACTGGCCCTCACGAGGCGACCCTTGGCACGATGCCAACCCGGCTGACAACGGCGGGTCGGGTCTGCAAGGCGGCCGTCGGGAAGCCTATGGCAATGCGCCGAACTACGTCAATAGCATCCCCTGGTATTGCATCGACGGGGTGCAATACACCGGCTCCCGGACCGCTCAGGCAGTGTCGAATGCCATCCTGCAGAGGCAGCAGACTGCGTCGCCCCTGCTTATCGAACTGAGCGCGCGCGTCATCAACAACGAAGCGCGGGTCTCGGTGGCGGTTACGGCCGATCAGTCGTTCCAAAATGTCACCCTCTTCGTGTCGGTCAACGAGCGTCATGTCAACTGGCGTGGTCAGGCCGGTCAGACCGACCACTACGATGCGATGATTATTATGCTGCCGGGTTGGCGCGGGACGACTTTCAATATCAACGCGAATCAGCGCCTGACTTGGGACCTGACGCGGCGCCTGCCCGACAACTTCTGGCACGAGTTGCTGCTCGACAACCTCGCCATTGTTGCCTGGGTGCAGGAGTCCAACCGCAACGTCCTGCAGTCCGAGAACTACCTGCTCGGCTACGACACGCCCTACGTCACGGTCGCGGATTGGACGATTTCTGATGCCGCTGCAGGCGACGGCGACGGCCGGGCCGAAGCCGGTGAAGTCATCGATGTTATTGTGACGGTCGAAAACGGCCGCAACTACGCGATGGCTGAGCGGATCATCGTCAACTTCGAGTGCGAGGATGCCGGCATCGAGGTCGTCAATGGCACCACGGAGTTCGAGAATCTCGATGGCGGCGCAAGGCTTGCCAATGATGCCGCGCCTTTCCAGTTCCGGGTTCAAGACGGCTTCGAGGCGCATCCCGTTACTTTCACATTCAACATTCTCGCTCAACCGGGGGATGTCTCCTCTTCGCAGGATGTCTCTTTCATGGTCGAATGGCCGCCTTTCCTGCTCGTCGATGCTTCGAACAACATCAACGCCACTAATGTGATGGTGGGTCAGTTCGGCAACGAAACGATGCCCTGGATGGATCGCTGGGACCGCGCTGAAGCCGGATTCGTCACCCTCGAAGACATTGCCAATTACCGCTGCGTCATCTGGCACACTTTCAACAATCGGCAGGACATCATCAACGAGTTCGAGGCCGACGTGTTGACGGCTTACCTCGACAATGGCGGAACCTTGGTGATGGCGTCGCCCTACCTCTCCGACGCCCTCGGCAACCACCGCCTCTGGCGGGAATATATGGGCGCGGAACTGGTCATTCCCAATGGCGGTGCCAACTACTGCCGCGGCGTAGCCGGTCATCCTGAATTTGACGGCGTCCGGGTCTTCCTTGGCGGTGGCACCGGAGCTGGATTGCCGGCTGCCAAGGCAGTCCTAAGTCCGCGCAACGGCGCCGCACGGGTGATGTGGTATGAAGGCAACGGCGGAGCCGATGTCGGCACGTCGGGTCTTGCCAAGGAGACGGCTACCTACAAAACCCTCACCTTCGGCTTCCCCCTCGAGTCAATCGGTGGTGTGAATGGCACCGAGCCGCTCAACCGGTTCCTGCCGCGGATCTACAACTGGATTCGGCGTCCGTCGTCAGTCGGTGGCGGAAATGACCTCGCCCCGATCGCGTTCGCGCTCGACCCGGCCTATCCGAATCCGTTCAATCCGACTTCAGCCCTCCGCTTCGGTCTCGACCGGACCGGTCCGGTTAGTCTTGCCCTCTTTGACGTAAGCGGGCGGGAACTGGTCCGCTTGGTCGATGGCGTTCTGCCGGCCGGACGGCATACGGCGACGCTCGATGCTTCGGCATTGGGACTGGCTAACGGTCTCTACTATGTCCGCCTCGAGAGCGCAAAGCAGAAGGCAACCCAGAAGGTGCTCTACCTGAGATAG